A single Carnobacterium inhibens subsp. inhibens DSM 13024 DNA region contains:
- a CDS encoding peptide ABC transporter substrate-binding protein produces MEKKKYLQLMGLSIASVSLLAACGGDKEESATTTGNGEQVLNLIESAELPTMDSVLATDAVSFNVMNNVNEGLYRQGPDGELVLGMAAEEPEVSEDGLTYTFKIREDATWSNGDPVTANDFVFAWRRLTTPETAAEYSYMIDGVVLNATAVLQGEMEPSELGITAVDDKTLEIQLEKAVPYFESLTTLSMFFPQNEAYVTEQGEAYASDSDHVLYNGPFVLDEWDGTGLSWVMNKNEDYWDAETVELDAVNIDVIKETSTALNLYDTGSIDRMILSGEYVQTQQGNPDLKTQPTSTVAYLKFNQERAGEQTALANENIRKAIAMAFDKQAYVDTILQNGSIPANGLVPESLAVDPSTGEDYREQNGDLLSFDKVQAQEYFEKGLQELGVDSLTLEILSDDTENAKKSIEFLQGQLTQNLPGLEITLRNVPFKVRLDANSNQDYDIQLALWGADYADPINFLELFQSENGNNKSGYNNADYDELIESAQTNVTDLESRWQDMLDAEKVLMDDAGIAPIYQRAYAVLEKDYVQDFTTYLVGAEWSLKWTSTTK; encoded by the coding sequence GTGGAAAAGAAAAAATATCTTCAGTTAATGGGGTTGTCGATTGCTTCTGTTAGCTTACTAGCAGCTTGCGGTGGAGACAAAGAAGAGTCTGCAACTACAACTGGCAACGGAGAACAAGTATTAAATTTAATTGAGTCAGCTGAACTACCAACAATGGATTCAGTATTAGCAACTGATGCTGTTAGTTTCAATGTTATGAATAATGTTAATGAAGGGTTATACCGTCAAGGACCAGATGGTGAACTTGTACTCGGAATGGCAGCAGAAGAACCGGAAGTCAGCGAAGATGGATTGACTTATACATTTAAAATCAGAGAAGATGCTACATGGTCAAATGGAGACCCTGTAACAGCTAATGATTTTGTTTTTGCATGGAGACGCTTAACAACACCTGAAACGGCTGCAGAGTACTCTTATATGATTGATGGAGTAGTATTAAACGCAACTGCTGTTTTACAAGGTGAAATGGAACCATCTGAATTAGGAATAACAGCTGTGGATGATAAAACATTAGAAATTCAATTAGAAAAAGCTGTTCCTTATTTTGAAAGTTTGACAACATTGTCAATGTTCTTCCCACAAAATGAAGCTTATGTGACAGAACAAGGAGAAGCTTATGCTTCAGACAGTGATCATGTTCTTTACAACGGACCGTTTGTACTAGATGAATGGGATGGAACTGGCTTAAGCTGGGTAATGAACAAAAATGAAGATTACTGGGATGCAGAAACTGTCGAATTAGATGCAGTTAACATCGATGTTATTAAAGAAACGTCAACTGCTTTAAATTTATACGATACCGGTTCAATCGATCGTATGATATTATCTGGTGAGTACGTTCAAACACAACAAGGTAATCCTGACTTAAAAACTCAACCAACATCTACTGTAGCATACCTTAAATTTAACCAAGAACGTGCTGGAGAACAAACTGCTTTAGCTAATGAAAATATTCGTAAAGCAATTGCAATGGCTTTTGACAAACAAGCTTATGTAGATACTATTCTTCAAAATGGTTCTATCCCAGCAAACGGACTTGTTCCAGAATCTTTAGCTGTTGATCCATCGACAGGTGAAGATTACCGTGAACAAAACGGAGACTTACTAAGTTTTGATAAAGTACAAGCTCAAGAATATTTTGAAAAAGGATTACAAGAATTGGGAGTAGATTCTTTAACATTAGAAATTTTAAGTGACGATACTGAAAATGCTAAAAAATCAATCGAATTTTTACAAGGGCAATTAACACAGAACTTGCCTGGTTTAGAAATTACATTGAGAAATGTACCTTTCAAAGTACGTCTAGATGCTAATAGCAATCAAGATTATGATATTCAATTAGCATTATGGGGAGCAGACTATGCTGATCCGATTAATTTCTTAGAGTTATTCCAATCAGAAAATGGGAACAATAAATCTGGATACAACAATGCTGATTACGATGAACTAATTGAAAGTGCTCAAACGAATGTAACGGATTTAGAATCACGCTGGCAAGATATGCTTGACGCAGAAAAAGTATTAATGGATGATGCTGGTATTGCACCAATCTATCAAAGAGCTTACGCAGTTTTAGAAAAGGATTATGTACAAGATTTTACAACTTATTTAGTTGGAGCAGAATGGTCGCTTAAATGGACTTCTACAACAAAATAA
- the hemG gene encoding protoporphyrinogen oxidase, with protein MKRAKKRIAVIGGGITGLVTAYRIKQQIIKENLPFELIVLESSLKVGGKIQTIKVGENYFDLGAESIDIRYPEAMELINELGLSDQLVYSKGNKPDIFFYNKLHSLNYPTYKGIPVRKMDIWKNDLLTFHGKMASFKDNIFPLKPLDKDIEMSTYLKNRFGEELTEHIVEPFFSKIYASDLDEMGIKSSKEVIYSLEQKYGSLSKGIKHHPELLDGSGNYVTFKKGLSVLTDKLIEILEPHIQTSKKVFEIKENLEGTYIIDINRKEQMRVGAVCIATPVTEYSKLLNNETFGQVFDQVETASIGYILFKFKKDAIKNEPEGFGVVTPRRSDSFVTSIVILNKKWDFLKDEESVFVGVSFGRKGEDLLVSLSNNEIEDSILKDLEMILGITEKPIDQIVKRWPDAIPQYTVSQEGKIKEIIELLSLNYPGIYISGIGLEGFGINQCIGQANKTSKKIVAHIKKQNCI; from the coding sequence ATGAAAAGAGCCAAAAAAAGAATTGCAGTAATTGGTGGAGGTATAACTGGATTAGTTACTGCATATCGAATCAAACAGCAAATCATAAAAGAAAACCTACCTTTTGAACTTATTGTATTAGAGTCTTCTTTAAAAGTAGGAGGTAAAATACAAACCATAAAAGTAGGCGAAAATTATTTTGATTTAGGAGCTGAATCAATTGATATTCGATATCCCGAAGCAATGGAACTAATCAATGAATTAGGTCTAAGTGATCAGTTAGTTTACAGCAAAGGAAATAAACCGGATATCTTTTTTTATAATAAGTTACATAGTCTTAACTATCCAACTTATAAAGGTATTCCAGTAAGGAAAATGGATATTTGGAAAAATGATTTGCTAACTTTCCATGGGAAAATGGCTAGTTTCAAAGATAATATATTTCCCTTAAAACCCTTAGATAAAGATATTGAAATGAGTACGTACTTGAAAAATAGGTTTGGAGAAGAATTAACGGAACACATTGTAGAACCTTTTTTCTCAAAAATCTATGCTAGCGATTTAGATGAAATGGGCATCAAATCTTCCAAAGAAGTTATTTATTCACTAGAACAAAAATATGGAAGTCTTTCAAAAGGGATTAAACATCATCCAGAATTACTAGATGGATCTGGTAATTATGTTACCTTTAAAAAAGGATTATCTGTTTTAACAGATAAACTAATTGAAATTTTGGAACCACATATTCAGACAAGCAAGAAAGTTTTTGAAATTAAAGAAAATCTCGAAGGAACCTACATTATAGATATTAATCGAAAAGAACAAATGCGTGTTGGTGCTGTGTGTATTGCCACTCCAGTAACCGAGTATTCCAAATTACTAAATAACGAGACCTTCGGACAAGTTTTTGATCAAGTTGAAACAGCATCAATTGGGTATATCTTATTTAAATTTAAAAAAGATGCTATAAAAAATGAGCCTGAAGGTTTTGGCGTAGTCACTCCTAGAAGAAGTGATTCTTTTGTAACTTCCATTGTTATTTTAAATAAAAAGTGGGATTTTCTTAAAGATGAAGAATCTGTTTTTGTTGGTGTAAGTTTTGGTCGAAAAGGAGAGGATCTACTCGTCTCTTTAAGTAACAACGAAATAGAAGACTCTATATTAAAAGATTTAGAAATGATACTTGGAATTACTGAAAAACCAATAGATCAAATAGTAAAACGATGGCCTGATGCTATACCTCAATACACTGTGTCTCAAGAAGGAAAAATCAAAGAAATTATTGAATTATTATCTCTTAATTATCCTGGAATTTATATTTCTGGAATAGGATTAGAAGGTTTTGGTATCAACCAATGTATTGGTCAAGCAAATAAAACAAGTAAGAAAATAGTTGCACACATTAAAAAACAGAATTGTATTTAA
- a CDS encoding MBL fold metallo-hydrolase: MKLTILGFWGGYPTKNSGTSSYLLEADNFQLLIDVGSASLIALENHADLLKLDAVLLSHYHYDHIADLGVLQFTRQLKRTKNDLERAPLLPIYGHQGDSENFNRLTMDLVSEGIAYQEAETLYIGPFEIQFMKTLHPVECYAMRIVETKTGKTLIYTADSGYLPGFIPFSKDADVLLADTNFFNGMENHRVHMTASEVGKIAKEAGIKKLILTHLPQEGDLELLEAQAINETPETEVILAEKDLIIEI; the protein is encoded by the coding sequence ATGAAATTGACAATATTGGGCTTTTGGGGTGGATACCCTACCAAAAACTCCGGTACAAGTTCTTATTTGTTAGAAGCTGACAATTTTCAATTATTGATTGATGTAGGAAGTGCTTCGTTAATTGCTCTAGAAAACCATGCAGATTTATTAAAGTTAGATGCAGTTCTTTTGTCTCATTATCATTATGACCATATAGCTGATTTAGGAGTTTTACAATTTACACGGCAGTTAAAACGTACAAAAAATGATTTAGAAAGAGCTCCTTTACTTCCAATATATGGACACCAAGGAGACAGTGAGAATTTTAATCGATTAACTATGGATCTCGTGAGTGAAGGAATTGCCTATCAAGAAGCTGAGACATTATATATTGGCCCATTTGAAATACAATTTATGAAAACTTTACATCCTGTAGAATGTTATGCAATGAGAATTGTTGAAACAAAAACTGGTAAAACACTTATTTATACAGCTGATTCCGGTTATTTACCTGGATTTATTCCCTTTAGTAAAGATGCAGATGTATTACTGGCCGATACAAATTTTTTCAACGGCATGGAAAATCATCGCGTGCATATGACAGCATCTGAAGTAGGCAAAATTGCAAAAGAAGCAGGTATAAAAAAACTTATTTTAACTCACTTGCCTCAAGAAGGGGATTTAGAACTATTAGAAGCTCAAGCAATTAATGAAACTCCAGAAACGGAAGTTATACTTGCTGAAAAAGATTTGATAATAGAAATTTAA
- the rplT gene encoding 50S ribosomal protein L20 has translation MPRVKGGTVTRKRRKKILKLSKGYYGSKHILFKTAKQQVMKSYTYAYRDRRQKKRDFRKLWIARINAAARLNNMSYSTLMHGLKLAGIEVNRKMLADIAVTDAPAFTALAEQAKTAINNK, from the coding sequence ATGCCACGTGTAAAAGGTGGAACGGTTACTCGTAAACGTCGTAAAAAAATATTAAAATTATCAAAAGGATACTACGGTTCTAAACATATTTTATTCAAAACAGCTAAGCAACAAGTAATGAAATCTTATACTTATGCTTACAGAGACCGTCGTCAAAAGAAACGTGATTTCCGTAAATTATGGATCGCTCGTATTAATGCAGCTGCTCGTTTGAACAACATGAGCTACAGCACTTTAATGCATGGTCTTAAATTAGCTGGAATTGAAGTTAACCGTAAAATGTTAGCTGATATTGCTGTTACAGATGCTCCTGCATTCACAGCGTTAGCTGAACAAGCTAAAACTGCAATCAACAACAAATAA
- the rpmI gene encoding 50S ribosomal protein L35 translates to MPKQKTHRGSAKRFKRTGNGGLKRHHSKTSHMFANKSQKQKRKLRKSAMVSSGDMKRIRQQLAKW, encoded by the coding sequence ATGCCAAAACAAAAAACACACCGTGGTTCAGCAAAACGGTTCAAAAGAACAGGTAACGGTGGATTAAAACGTCACCATTCTAAAACAAGCCATATGTTTGCAAACAAATCACAAAAACAAAAACGTAAATTACGTAAATCAGCAATGGTATCATCAGGCGATATGAAACGTATCCGTCAACAATTAGCTAAATGGTAA
- the opp3b gene encoding oligopeptide ABC transporter permease produces MKSYAKFLGKRVLYMLLTLFLIASITFFLMKLLPGTPYSNQDKLSEEQIYIMNEQYGLNEPVPVQYLVYIGGLLQGDLGVSFQFSNTPVTKLLSTRVGPSLQLGIQAVALGTILGIVLGVIAAMYQNTWIDTLATFSAILGRSIPNFVIAVLLQLIFGVYLQWFPIALWDGGFSSSVLPTLALAISPLADSARFIRTEMVDVLSSDYVELARAKGLSRWTVAFKHGVRNALIPLVTILGPMAVGLMTGSMVVENIYAIPGIGEQFVKSIMTNDYPTIMGVTILYSAMLVFIILVVDILYGVIDPRIRVSNEGGDK; encoded by the coding sequence ATGAAAAGTTATGCGAAATTTTTAGGAAAACGTGTATTATACATGTTATTGACATTATTTTTAATTGCATCGATTACTTTCTTCTTAATGAAGCTTTTACCAGGTACTCCATATAGTAACCAGGATAAACTTTCAGAAGAACAAATCTATATTATGAATGAACAATATGGATTGAACGAACCGGTGCCGGTTCAGTATTTAGTATATATCGGAGGATTACTTCAAGGAGATTTAGGAGTTTCATTCCAATTTAGCAATACTCCAGTAACAAAACTGTTATCTACGCGTGTAGGGCCGTCCTTACAGCTAGGTATTCAAGCCGTTGCATTAGGGACAATATTAGGTATTGTCTTAGGTGTAATAGCGGCGATGTATCAAAACACTTGGATTGATACACTTGCGACTTTTTCGGCAATTTTAGGTAGATCTATTCCTAACTTTGTAATTGCTGTTCTGTTGCAGCTAATTTTTGGTGTATATCTACAATGGTTCCCAATCGCTTTATGGGATGGAGGATTCAGTTCATCTGTTCTTCCTACGTTAGCGTTAGCCATATCACCATTAGCAGATTCAGCTCGTTTTATTAGAACAGAAATGGTAGATGTATTAAGTAGTGATTACGTTGAATTGGCAAGAGCTAAAGGTTTAAGCAGATGGACAGTTGCCTTTAAACATGGTGTCCGTAATGCTTTAATTCCGTTAGTGACAATCTTAGGACCAATGGCTGTTGGTTTAATGACCGGTTCAATGGTTGTAGAAAATATCTATGCTATACCTGGTATTGGTGAACAATTTGTTAAGTCGATCATGACGAATGATTACCCAACTATCATGGGTGTAACCATTCTTTATTCTGCTATGCTTGTATTTATTATTTTAGTTGTAGATATTTTATACGGAGTAATTGATCCGCGTATTCGTGTTTCTAATGAAGGAGGGGACAAATAA
- a CDS encoding lipoate--protein ligase has product MYYVKNVRNGKEITDPALNLAIEYHLLNNVMLDEPILLFYINEPSIIIGRNQNTIEEINTEYVEKNNIHIVRRFSGGGAVYHDFGVFCFCFITQDDGNSFRDFGKFTEPIIDSLHKMGVEGAKLEGRNDLLINGQKFSGNAMYSKNGRMTAHGTIMFDSDIEEVVSALKVRKDKIESKGIKSIRSRVTNIKPYLSDDYQFLSTKEFRDRLLLNIFDVDNAEDIKEYKLSDDDWKKIEELSEMYFNNWEWNYGKSPKFELVRRHRFSIGSVEFKMNVDKGYIQDIRIFGDFFGLGDISDVEEKLNGVKYDAYAISEVLDDIDIKKYFGNITKDELVHLIY; this is encoded by the coding sequence ATGTATTATGTTAAAAATGTTCGTAACGGAAAAGAAATAACAGATCCAGCACTTAATCTAGCAATTGAGTACCACTTGTTAAATAATGTAATGTTAGATGAACCAATATTGCTTTTTTATATTAATGAACCTTCTATTATAATTGGAAGAAATCAAAATACAATCGAAGAAATCAACACAGAATATGTAGAAAAAAATAATATTCATATTGTTCGCCGCTTTTCAGGAGGCGGAGCTGTCTATCATGATTTTGGCGTATTCTGTTTCTGTTTTATTACCCAAGACGATGGAAATTCATTTCGTGACTTTGGTAAATTTACAGAACCTATTATTGATTCTTTACACAAAATGGGTGTTGAAGGAGCTAAACTGGAAGGCAGAAATGATTTATTGATTAATGGACAAAAATTTTCTGGAAATGCAATGTATTCTAAAAATGGCCGTATGACTGCCCATGGAACAATCATGTTTGATAGTGATATTGAAGAAGTAGTGAGTGCTCTAAAAGTTAGAAAAGATAAAATTGAATCCAAAGGTATTAAATCAATCAGAAGCCGAGTAACAAATATTAAGCCATATTTATCTGATGATTATCAATTTTTAAGTACAAAGGAATTCCGTGATCGTTTATTATTAAATATTTTTGATGTAGACAATGCTGAAGACATTAAAGAATATAAATTATCAGATGATGATTGGAAAAAGATTGAAGAACTTTCTGAAATGTATTTTAATAATTGGGAGTGGAATTATGGGAAATCTCCTAAATTTGAGTTAGTTCGTCGTCATCGTTTCTCTATTGGTTCTGTAGAATTTAAAATGAACGTAGACAAAGGGTATATTCAAGATATTCGTATTTTTGGTGATTTCTTTGGATTAGGAGATATTTCAGATGTTGAAGAAAAATTAAACGGTGTTAAATATGATGCGTATGCTATAAGCGAAGTGCTAGACGACATAGATATAAAAAAATATTTTGGGAATATTACAAAAGATGAGCTAGTACATTTGATCTACTAA
- a CDS encoding M42 family metallopeptidase: protein MEEKELQMLKELTDAKGIAGNEGQVTDVFVKYAKSNADSISYDGLGSVIAKSVGDKTGPKVLFAGHLDEVGFMVTKITDEGFLKFQTIGGWWAQVMLAQQVEITTAKNKVIHGVIGCKPPHVLTAEVRNKAYDVQEMFIDIGASSKEEAAEWGVKPGDMVTPYTEFRRLNGSKFILAKAWDNRIGTAVTLKVLENLKAEGHPNKAFAVGNVQEEVGLRGAKTATHLVDPDIAFALDTGTAGDTPGMTEKEADSKLGKGPQIIIFDASMVAHKGLRDFVINVAEELNIPFQYTVIAGGGTDAGSQHVSKNGIPALAITVATRYLHSHTSIIHEDDYLNTVKLVTEVVKRLDSTTVEKIKYNN from the coding sequence ATGGAAGAAAAAGAGTTACAGATGTTAAAGGAATTGACCGATGCAAAAGGGATTGCAGGAAATGAAGGTCAAGTAACAGATGTTTTTGTGAAATATGCTAAAAGCAATGCTGATTCTATTAGTTATGATGGGTTAGGTAGTGTAATCGCTAAAAGTGTAGGCGATAAAACGGGCCCTAAAGTGTTATTTGCTGGACACTTAGATGAAGTAGGATTTATGGTAACTAAAATCACTGATGAAGGGTTTCTTAAGTTCCAAACAATTGGCGGCTGGTGGGCACAAGTCATGTTGGCTCAACAAGTTGAAATTACGACAGCAAAAAATAAAGTTATCCACGGGGTTATTGGATGTAAACCACCACATGTTTTAACGGCAGAAGTAAGAAATAAAGCCTATGACGTTCAAGAAATGTTTATTGATATCGGAGCCTCTTCAAAAGAAGAAGCAGCAGAATGGGGAGTTAAACCAGGTGATATGGTAACACCTTATACAGAATTCAGACGTTTAAATGGATCAAAATTCATTTTAGCTAAAGCTTGGGATAACCGTATTGGAACTGCTGTTACTTTAAAGGTACTGGAAAACTTAAAGGCTGAAGGCCATCCAAACAAAGCTTTTGCAGTCGGAAATGTACAAGAAGAAGTTGGATTGCGAGGCGCAAAAACAGCCACTCATTTAGTTGATCCAGATATTGCATTTGCACTTGATACTGGTACAGCAGGAGACACTCCGGGCATGACTGAAAAAGAAGCGGACTCTAAATTAGGAAAAGGTCCTCAAATCATTATTTTTGATGCTTCTATGGTAGCACATAAGGGATTACGTGATTTTGTCATTAATGTTGCTGAAGAATTAAATATTCCATTTCAATATACTGTCATAGCAGGTGGTGGTACGGATGCTGGAAGTCAACATGTAAGTAAGAATGGTATTCCAGCTTTAGCTATTACTGTAGCCACACGTTACTTGCATTCACATACATCTATAATTCATGAAGATGATTATTTAAATACTGTGAAATTAGTTACTGAAGTTGTTAAACGATTAGACAGTACCACAGTTGAAAAAATCAAATACAATAATTAA
- a CDS encoding peptide ABC transporter substrate-binding protein, translating to MNRNKLVSLLGLTATSALVLAACGGGSDGDTASTESSTAGSSSEEQVLNIIESAELPNMDSAKSTDVVSGTVLNNVNEGLYRQNPDNELELAMAAEEPEVSEDGLTYTFKIREDAVWSNGDPVTADDFIYAWARLATPETAAEYSYMIDGVVKNASAILTGEMEPSELGATAVDDKTLEVQLEKAVPYFKDLLTLPMFLPQNEAFVTEQGDKYATNSDTVLYNGPFVLDEWDGTGLSWVLNKNEDYWDKDTVVLDTINVDVVKETSTAINLYDTGAVDRITLSGEYVQTKQGDPELKTQPTSSVFYFKFNQERNGEETPLANENIRKAIAMSFDKQAFADTVLQNGSIPANGLVPAELASDPASGEDFREQSGDLLTFDVEQAQEYFKKGLEELGVDSINLEILGDDTENAKKSLEFMQAQLTSNLPGLEISLRNVPFKVRLDADTKQDYDIEMAGWGADYGDPINFLELFHSENGNNKSSYSNADYDALVESAQTNVTDLEGRWEDMLEAEKILMETGGIAPIYQRAYSVLEKDYLKDYTSHLTGAEYSYKWASIEGKE from the coding sequence ATGAATAGAAATAAATTAGTTAGCTTATTAGGTTTAACAGCTACATCAGCACTAGTTTTAGCAGCTTGTGGTGGCGGTAGCGATGGAGACACAGCAAGTACTGAAAGTTCAACTGCTGGTTCTTCTTCAGAAGAACAAGTACTTAATATTATTGAAAGTGCTGAATTACCAAACATGGATTCTGCAAAATCAACAGATGTAGTAAGTGGTACTGTTTTAAACAATGTAAATGAAGGATTGTATCGTCAGAATCCAGATAATGAATTAGAATTAGCTATGGCTGCAGAAGAACCTGAAGTTAGTGAAGACGGCTTGACATACACGTTTAAAATTAGAGAAGATGCTGTTTGGTCTAATGGCGACCCTGTTACAGCAGACGATTTTATTTATGCTTGGGCTCGTTTAGCAACTCCTGAAACAGCTGCTGAGTACTCATATATGATTGATGGAGTCGTTAAAAATGCTTCTGCGATTTTAACTGGAGAAATGGAACCGTCAGAATTAGGCGCTACAGCTGTTGATGATAAAACATTAGAGGTACAATTAGAGAAAGCTGTTCCTTATTTCAAAGATTTATTAACACTTCCTATGTTTTTACCGCAAAATGAAGCATTTGTAACAGAACAAGGCGATAAGTACGCAACAAATAGTGATACTGTACTTTATAATGGTCCTTTTGTCTTAGACGAATGGGATGGAACTGGCTTAAGCTGGGTATTGAATAAAAATGAAGATTACTGGGATAAAGATACTGTAGTGTTAGATACAATTAATGTTGACGTAGTTAAAGAAACTTCTACTGCAATCAACTTATATGATACAGGAGCAGTTGACCGTATTACGTTATCAGGTGAGTATGTTCAAACAAAACAAGGCGATCCTGAATTGAAAACTCAACCAACTTCATCTGTCTTTTACTTTAAATTTAATCAAGAACGTAATGGAGAAGAAACGCCTTTAGCTAATGAAAATATTCGTAAAGCAATTGCAATGTCATTTGACAAACAGGCCTTTGCAGATACAGTTCTTCAAAATGGTTCTATTCCAGCTAACGGTTTAGTTCCAGCTGAATTAGCTTCTGATCCAGCTTCAGGAGAAGATTTCCGTGAACAAAGCGGTGATCTATTAACTTTTGATGTTGAACAAGCCCAAGAATATTTCAAAAAAGGGTTAGAAGAATTAGGTGTGGATTCTATTAATTTAGAAATTTTAGGTGACGATACTGAAAATGCTAAAAAATCTTTAGAATTTATGCAAGCACAATTAACAAGTAATCTTCCTGGATTAGAAATCAGTCTAAGAAATGTACCATTTAAAGTTCGTTTAGATGCTGATACAAAACAAGATTATGATATTGAAATGGCTGGTTGGGGAGCTGACTATGGAGACCCAATTAACTTCCTAGAATTATTCCATTCAGAAAATGGAAATAATAAATCTAGCTACTCTAATGCTGATTACGATGCATTAGTTGAAAGTGCTCAAACGAATGTAACTGATTTAGAAGGTCGTTGGGAAGATATGTTAGAAGCTGAAAAAATCTTGATGGAAACAGGTGGGATTGCACCAATCTATCAACGTGCATATTCTGTTCTAGAAAAAGATTACCTTAAAGATTACACATCTCACTTAACAGGTGCAGAATACTCATATAAATGGGCTTCAATTGAAGGAAAAGAATAA
- the trpS gene encoding tryptophan--tRNA ligase, with the protein METIFSGIQPSGTPTIGNYIGAMKQFIDLQDSYTSYFCIVDEHAITVQQEPLKLRQQTKSLAALYLAIGLDPSKAIIFIQSEVSAHAEAGWIVQCNTNLGELERMTQFKDKSAKNNRAGVSAGLLTYPPLMVADIILYQSNLVPVGADQKQHLELTRDFVTRFNSKYGNGNQLLTMPEVKIPESGGRIMSLQDPLKKMSKSDTNKKGFISMLDEPSVIRKKIKSAVTDSSGIIEYDPENKPGISNLLAIYASFTNFSIPELVDRYKDSGYGQFKEELGEAIVSVLEPIQLKHDELINSNELDLILDEGAIKARNVADKTLIKMRNAIGLGRKRRY; encoded by the coding sequence ATGGAAACAATTTTTTCAGGTATTCAGCCTAGTGGTACACCAACTATAGGGAATTACATTGGTGCAATGAAACAATTTATAGACCTACAAGATAGTTATACAAGTTACTTTTGTATCGTGGATGAACATGCCATTACTGTACAACAAGAACCACTAAAACTTAGACAACAAACCAAAAGTCTTGCTGCTTTATACTTAGCAATAGGATTAGATCCTTCTAAAGCTATTATTTTTATTCAATCAGAAGTTTCTGCCCATGCTGAAGCTGGCTGGATCGTACAATGCAACACAAATTTAGGTGAATTAGAACGGATGACTCAATTTAAAGATAAATCTGCAAAAAATAATCGTGCAGGTGTATCGGCTGGGTTGTTAACTTATCCTCCATTAATGGTTGCAGATATCATTCTTTACCAATCAAACTTAGTACCCGTTGGCGCAGATCAAAAACAACATTTAGAATTGACAAGAGACTTTGTTACACGTTTTAATTCTAAATATGGCAATGGAAATCAGTTACTTACTATGCCTGAAGTGAAAATTCCAGAATCTGGCGGCCGTATCATGAGCCTACAAGACCCTTTGAAAAAAATGAGTAAATCTGATACAAATAAAAAAGGTTTTATCTCAATGTTAGATGAACCTTCTGTTATTCGTAAAAAGATCAAAAGTGCGGTTACTGATTCAAGCGGAATCATTGAATATGATCCCGAAAATAAACCTGGTATTTCAAATTTATTAGCGATTTATGCTTCATTCACAAACTTCAGCATTCCAGAGCTAGTGGATCGTTATAAAGATAGTGGTTATGGTCAATTCAAAGAAGAACTTGGTGAAGCTATCGTTTCTGTATTAGAACCGATTCAGCTGAAACACGATGAATTAATCAACTCGAATGAATTAGATTTAATCTTAGATGAGGGTGCCATTAAAGCACGTAATGTGGCTGATAAAACACTTATTAAAATGCGAAACGCTATTGGATTAGGAAGAAAAAGAAGATACTAA
- a CDS encoding DUF3899 domain-containing protein: MKQKFTPIRVFMIVIVLCVLLELIMYKEISFYHTTNITFYGASFFLIIGLFGASLSSGFFDFFHFSMRKVAFNIRKGRHSDDEFHVKPLSKVVGNGFSFYLKVGSGLLLVCILTLIAFYLFER; this comes from the coding sequence GTGAAACAAAAATTTACACCTATACGTGTCTTTATGATAGTCATTGTATTATGCGTACTTTTAGAATTAATTATGTATAAAGAAATTTCATTTTATCATACTACGAATATTACCTTTTATGGAGCATCCTTTTTTCTCATTATTGGCTTGTTCGGTGCTTCTTTATCCTCAGGTTTTTTCGATTTTTTTCATTTTAGTATGAGAAAGGTTGCTTTTAACATTCGTAAAGGCCGTCATTCTGATGATGAATTTCATGTAAAGCCCCTTTCAAAAGTAGTTGGTAATGGTTTTTCTTTCTACTTAAAAGTAGGTTCAGGTTTATTACTCGTCTGTATCCTTACTTTAATTGCTTTTTATCTCTTTGAGAGATAA